One segment of Streptomyces sp. NBC_00576 DNA contains the following:
- a CDS encoding acyl-CoA dehydrogenase family protein, translated as MDQDMQDFAAEVRRFLDAHVARAPDRTARPWGEGDDSMAYFSSLPPEKEQEFVRRAREWQRIRHENGFGWITGPVEYGGRGLTAVHDLLYDAIEAEYDVADTGVLSVIGLGMIGPTILAHAQPQVRERWLPAMYRGDAIACQLFSEPGAGSDLASVATRAVREGDDWVLNGQKVWTSVAQHSQIGLALTRTNPDAPKHRGITAFLVPMDAPGVEVRPLRQMTGGADFNEVFLTDVRIPDDHRLGEVDGGWTVALTTLMNERATVGSEGAGPVAAALSPDHLSALMRATWTWDDRALRARLAELLVDAMATEHLNARALRKLRAGTAPGPEMSVSKLMYGQNLTCAAHFVSDVLGPRIIADTGKWGTYAWTELLLATPALRILGGTEEIMKNILAERVLGLPKEVRS; from the coding sequence ATGGACCAGGACATGCAGGACTTCGCCGCCGAGGTGCGCCGGTTCCTCGACGCACACGTGGCGAGGGCCCCCGACCGCACCGCCCGCCCCTGGGGCGAGGGCGACGACTCGATGGCGTACTTCAGCAGCCTTCCGCCGGAGAAGGAACAGGAGTTCGTGCGGCGGGCGCGGGAGTGGCAGCGCATCCGCCACGAGAACGGCTTCGGCTGGATCACCGGACCGGTGGAGTACGGCGGCCGGGGCCTGACCGCCGTCCACGACCTGCTCTACGACGCCATCGAGGCTGAGTACGACGTCGCCGACACCGGCGTGCTCAGTGTGATCGGCCTCGGCATGATCGGGCCGACGATCCTGGCCCATGCCCAACCCCAGGTCAGGGAGCGCTGGTTGCCCGCGATGTACCGGGGGGATGCCATCGCCTGCCAGCTGTTCAGCGAGCCCGGTGCGGGCTCCGACCTGGCGAGCGTGGCGACCAGGGCGGTGAGGGAGGGCGACGACTGGGTGCTGAACGGGCAGAAGGTGTGGACCTCCGTCGCCCAGCACAGTCAGATCGGCCTCGCGCTGACCCGAACGAACCCGGACGCGCCCAAGCACCGCGGCATCACGGCCTTCCTGGTCCCCATGGACGCCCCCGGCGTCGAGGTCCGGCCGCTGCGGCAGATGACCGGCGGCGCCGACTTCAACGAGGTCTTCCTCACCGACGTACGCATTCCCGACGACCACCGCCTCGGCGAGGTCGACGGCGGCTGGACGGTCGCCCTGACCACCCTGATGAACGAGCGCGCCACCGTCGGCAGCGAGGGCGCGGGCCCGGTGGCCGCCGCCCTGTCCCCGGACCACCTCTCCGCACTCATGCGCGCCACCTGGACCTGGGACGACCGCGCCCTGCGCGCCCGCCTCGCCGAACTCCTCGTGGACGCCATGGCCACCGAGCACCTCAACGCCCGTGCCCTGCGCAAGCTCCGCGCCGGGACCGCGCCGGGCCCCGAGATGTCCGTCTCGAAGCTGATGTACGGCCAGAACCTCACCTGCGCGGCGCACTTCGTGTCCGACGTACTCGGACCCCGCATCATCGCCGACACCGGCAAGTGGGGCACCTACGCCTGGACCGAACTACTCCTGGCCACCCCGGCGTTGCGGATCCTCGGCGGCACCGAGGAGATCATGAAGAACATCCTCGCGGAACGCGTCCTCGGTCTGCCCAAGGAGGTGCGGTCATGA
- a CDS encoding acyl-CoA dehydrogenase family protein, with translation MTADDSELRELRASVREFMAAKSPEEAVRKLMDSEPRFDPAVWAQAADQLRLPGLAIPEEYGGDGFGPVELGVVLEEMGRALLCAPFFATVVLAAQALLASGDSAACARHLPGIAAGRTTAALAVAEDSGSWDPALVSTRAVPDGDGDGGWKLRGRKSFVIDGTTADLILVVARTVAGPALFAVDREATGLAAEPMETLDATRAMARLTFDAVPATLVGADGAGGRIMAKVLDIASVGLAAEQAGGARRCLEASAEHARVRHQFGRPIGSFQAVKHKCADMLVQVELAEAASREAARLAAEGAAEFPVAAAVAHACCSRAYMFAAMENIQVHGGIGFTWEHPAHLYFRRAKSSQLLFGGPAVYHERLLDRLGI, from the coding sequence ATGACCGCAGACGACAGTGAACTGCGCGAACTCCGCGCCTCCGTACGGGAGTTCATGGCGGCCAAGTCGCCCGAGGAAGCCGTGCGCAAGCTCATGGACAGCGAACCGCGCTTCGACCCGGCGGTGTGGGCGCAGGCGGCCGACCAGCTGCGCCTGCCGGGCCTGGCGATCCCGGAGGAGTACGGCGGCGACGGCTTCGGACCGGTCGAACTCGGCGTCGTACTGGAGGAGATGGGCCGCGCGCTCCTGTGCGCGCCCTTCTTCGCCACCGTGGTCCTGGCAGCTCAGGCCCTGCTGGCCTCGGGCGACAGTGCGGCCTGCGCACGGCATCTGCCCGGTATCGCGGCCGGGCGGACCACGGCCGCCCTCGCCGTGGCCGAGGACAGCGGCTCCTGGGACCCCGCCCTGGTCTCTACGCGTGCCGTGCCGGACGGGGACGGGGACGGCGGGTGGAAGCTGCGAGGCCGGAAGTCCTTCGTCATCGACGGTACGACGGCCGATCTGATCCTCGTCGTTGCCCGTACCGTCGCCGGCCCCGCGCTCTTCGCCGTGGACCGGGAGGCCACGGGGCTGGCGGCGGAACCGATGGAGACCCTGGACGCGACCCGCGCCATGGCCCGGCTGACGTTCGACGCCGTGCCGGCGACACTCGTCGGCGCGGACGGGGCGGGCGGCCGGATCATGGCCAAGGTCCTCGACATCGCCTCGGTGGGGCTGGCCGCTGAGCAGGCGGGCGGGGCACGCCGGTGCCTGGAAGCGAGTGCCGAACACGCCCGTGTCAGGCACCAGTTCGGGCGGCCGATCGGCTCCTTCCAGGCGGTCAAGCACAAGTGCGCCGACATGCTCGTCCAGGTGGAACTTGCGGAGGCGGCGTCGAGGGAGGCGGCGCGGCTGGCGGCCGAAGGCGCCGCGGAGTTCCCGGTCGCCGCGGCGGTGGCACATGCGTGCTGCTCACGGGCGTACATGTTCGCCGCGATGGAGAACATCCAGGTCCACGGTGGCATCGGCTTCACCTGGGAGCACCCCGCCCATCTGTACTTCCGTCGCGCCAAGTCCTCGCAGCTGCTGTTCGGGGGCCCGGCCGTGTACCACGAGCGGCTGCTGGACCGGCTCGGGATCTGA
- a CDS encoding DoxX family protein — protein MKGHDAAALVLRATLGPMLFAHGWNKVAGPGGLKGTTGWFEALGLQPAGVHARMAAGTELAAGVGITLGAVGPLPAAAAVGLMTVAARTDHRGKGFFVFKGGWEYAGVVGGAAVALAALGNGRYSLDGLLRRQRAGAGPALLAAGLGTVSAAALLAMCYRPEEKPDESQDEEPPTDH, from the coding sequence GTGAAGGGCCACGACGCAGCGGCACTCGTACTGCGCGCGACGCTCGGCCCGATGCTCTTCGCCCACGGCTGGAACAAGGTCGCCGGACCGGGCGGGCTGAAGGGCACGACGGGCTGGTTCGAGGCGCTCGGTCTCCAGCCGGCCGGGGTGCACGCCCGTATGGCGGCCGGCACCGAACTGGCGGCGGGCGTGGGCATCACTCTCGGCGCGGTGGGCCCCCTGCCGGCGGCGGCGGCCGTCGGCCTGATGACGGTGGCGGCCCGCACCGACCACCGCGGCAAGGGCTTCTTCGTCTTCAAGGGCGGCTGGGAGTACGCCGGTGTCGTGGGCGGCGCGGCCGTCGCGCTGGCGGCGCTGGGCAACGGCCGGTACTCGCTCGACGGGCTGCTGCGGCGCCAACGCGCGGGTGCGGGGCCCGCGTTGCTGGCTGCGGGCCTCGGCACCGTGAGCGCGGCGGCGCTGCTGGCGATGTGCTACCGGCCGGAGGAAAAGCCGGACGAATCTCAGGACGAAGAACCCCCAACAGATCACTAA
- a CDS encoding acyl-CoA dehydrogenase family protein, with amino-acid sequence MDAADFSAVLSEVRRFVRERVVPLEAEIDEKDEMPADIREAAKKMGLFGFALPEEYGGLGLSMYEEAQLMFELGYTTPSLRSMFGTNNGIAGHVLMVGGTEEQKAQWLPRIASGDVLASFALTEPEAGSDPSTLTTRAHREGDDWVINGAKRYITNAPLADVFMVFARTNPDAPRTRGISTFLVPAGTPGLTVAPKDHKMGQFGAWTADVYFDDVRVPASALVGGDAGLNRGFSTAMGCIAHGRVHISALMVGMAERLVDESVAYASTRKQSGKLIGSFQLVQGLIADSQTDYYAGRATVLEAARAFDAGTDTKVGPSCTKYFASEMVWRVADRAVQIHGGAGYMRGVAVERFYRDARLFRIYEGTSQVQQVIIAKALLGEAARG; translated from the coding sequence ATGGACGCGGCTGACTTCAGCGCGGTGCTGTCCGAGGTCCGGCGCTTCGTCAGAGAGCGTGTCGTGCCGCTCGAAGCGGAGATCGACGAGAAGGACGAGATGCCCGCGGACATCCGCGAGGCGGCGAAGAAGATGGGCCTGTTCGGCTTCGCACTGCCCGAGGAGTACGGCGGGCTGGGCCTGTCGATGTACGAGGAGGCCCAGTTGATGTTCGAGCTGGGCTATACGACCCCGTCGCTGCGGTCGATGTTCGGCACCAACAACGGCATCGCGGGCCATGTCCTCATGGTCGGCGGCACCGAGGAACAGAAGGCGCAGTGGCTGCCGAGGATCGCCTCGGGCGACGTACTGGCGTCGTTCGCGCTCACCGAACCCGAGGCGGGATCCGATCCGTCGACGCTGACGACACGGGCCCATCGGGAGGGCGACGACTGGGTGATCAACGGCGCCAAGCGGTACATCACCAACGCTCCGCTCGCCGACGTCTTCATGGTCTTCGCCCGCACCAACCCGGATGCCCCGCGCACGCGCGGCATCTCCACGTTCCTGGTGCCGGCCGGCACCCCCGGTCTCACCGTGGCTCCCAAGGACCACAAGATGGGCCAGTTCGGCGCCTGGACGGCGGACGTGTACTTCGACGACGTACGGGTCCCCGCATCCGCCCTCGTCGGCGGGGACGCCGGCCTCAACCGGGGCTTCTCCACGGCGATGGGCTGCATCGCCCACGGCCGGGTGCACATCTCCGCGCTGATGGTCGGCATGGCCGAGCGCCTGGTCGACGAGTCGGTCGCCTACGCGAGCACCCGCAAGCAGTCCGGGAAGCTCATCGGCTCCTTCCAACTCGTCCAGGGCCTGATCGCCGACTCGCAGACCGACTACTACGCCGGACGCGCCACCGTGCTGGAAGCCGCCCGCGCGTTCGACGCCGGCACCGACACCAAGGTCGGGCCGTCCTGCACGAAGTACTTCGCCAGCGAGATGGTGTGGCGGGTCGCGGACCGCGCCGTGCAGATCCACGGCGGCGCGGGCTATATGCGCGGGGTCGCCGTCGAGCGCTTCTACCGCGACGCCCGGCTGTTCCGTATCTACGAGGGCACCAGCCAGGTCCAGCAGGTCATCATCGCGAAGGCGCTGCTGGGCGAGGCCGCACGCGGTTGA
- a CDS encoding phenylacetate--CoA ligase family protein: MVGDKDPGDRYFEPQVETMPREQLRAQQEERVLELVEYAYGNSAFYRELWDAHGAHPRDIRSLEDFRARVPFITKDMVRAYRARTGDPFGGLLCVPVEELTSVSSSSGTTGDPEFFPEIWQDAPPLVTAQVRDLWELGLRPGDRVLSPPGTFRNLMDPGYQALGAVVIEVDTWMGKMHEVVEALRTYRPAYLQMMYPQMVELEHLAERTDLREAFSSLKGASCAGQPLSRKMRERIRDDWGIDVYEYTSAADTGTAWECREHDGFHLWEDTVFAECVDVDEHGGWRDAPEGDLGELIATDLDNRAAPLIRYRSEDLVRLSRDTCGCGRTHAKMWVAGRRGDETLVQGRSVVLRDVWQAVEDQPETVAGVFQIVRDGREVDELRLRVGYDPALTGDVDALAGRLSEAVRERTGVKPVLDMRTEEDLLKTMTSVAKFPRVVKN, translated from the coding sequence ATGGTGGGTGACAAGGACCCCGGTGACAGGTACTTCGAGCCCCAGGTGGAGACCATGCCCCGCGAACAGCTGCGGGCACAGCAGGAGGAACGCGTCCTGGAGCTCGTCGAGTACGCCTACGGCAACTCGGCCTTCTACCGCGAACTCTGGGACGCACACGGGGCACATCCGCGCGACATCCGATCCCTGGAGGACTTCCGGGCACGGGTGCCGTTCATCACCAAGGACATGGTGCGCGCCTACCGGGCCCGCACGGGCGACCCCTTCGGCGGTCTGCTCTGCGTTCCGGTCGAGGAACTGACCTCGGTCTCCTCCAGCTCGGGCACCACCGGCGACCCGGAGTTCTTCCCCGAGATCTGGCAGGACGCCCCGCCCCTGGTGACCGCGCAGGTGCGTGACCTGTGGGAGCTGGGCCTGCGGCCGGGCGACCGGGTGCTGAGCCCGCCCGGCACGTTCCGCAACCTCATGGACCCCGGCTATCAGGCGCTGGGCGCGGTGGTCATCGAGGTGGACACCTGGATGGGGAAGATGCACGAGGTCGTCGAGGCCCTGCGCACCTACCGGCCCGCCTATCTGCAGATGATGTATCCGCAGATGGTGGAGTTGGAGCACCTGGCCGAGCGGACCGATCTGAGGGAGGCGTTCTCCTCCCTCAAGGGCGCCTCCTGCGCCGGACAGCCGCTCAGCCGGAAGATGCGCGAGCGGATCCGCGACGACTGGGGCATCGACGTCTACGAGTACACCAGCGCCGCCGACACCGGCACCGCCTGGGAGTGCCGTGAGCACGACGGCTTCCACCTCTGGGAGGACACCGTCTTCGCCGAGTGCGTCGACGTCGACGAACACGGCGGATGGCGCGACGCCCCGGAGGGCGACCTCGGCGAACTGATCGCCACCGACCTGGACAACAGGGCGGCGCCCCTGATCCGTTACCGCAGCGAGGACCTCGTCCGCCTCTCCCGGGACACCTGTGGCTGCGGACGTACGCACGCCAAGATGTGGGTGGCCGGGCGGCGCGGCGACGAGACCCTGGTCCAGGGGCGTTCCGTGGTCCTGCGGGACGTCTGGCAGGCCGTGGAGGACCAGCCGGAGACCGTGGCCGGGGTGTTCCAGATCGTCCGGGACGGCCGAGAGGTCGACGAACTGCGGCTGCGCGTCGGCTACGACCCCGCACTCACCGGTGATGTCGACGCCCTGGCCGGGCGGCTGAGCGAAGCCGTGCGCGAGCGGACCGGCGTCAAACCGGTGCTCGACATGCGCACCGAGGAGGACCTGTTGAAGACCATGACCAGCGTCGCCAAGTTCCCCCGGGTGGTGAAGAACTGA
- a CDS encoding CaiB/BaiF CoA transferase family protein yields MRPLEGIAVVELGMWVAAPAAATMLADWGADVVKVEAPTGDPNRYTLKHVGQDIDSAPPFESDNRGKRGIVLDLRSEDGKDVLERLLARADVFVTNLRPGALERLGLAPDELRARHPRLVVGTLTGYGWTGAERDRAGYDVSAFWARPGIAAMLNPAGEPPPGIRPGLGDRTAASNLVAGVLAALLRRERTGEGGVVDVSLLRSGTYANGNDLALQNFFGKRGRTRHRTEHESPLYNSYRAADGRWFWLVGLEGNRHWPGVVKALGREDLATDERFATGKARRGHVRELIAEFDEEFAKRPLDEWAERFDTEGVWWAPVQTLAEVAADPQAEAIGAFVEQPGMGDAPPLRTVATPVSFWGVDDKPRTGAPTLGEHTDDVLRELD; encoded by the coding sequence GTGCGGCCACTGGAGGGCATTGCCGTCGTCGAGTTGGGCATGTGGGTGGCGGCACCGGCCGCCGCCACCATGCTCGCGGACTGGGGCGCCGACGTGGTGAAGGTGGAGGCACCGACCGGGGATCCCAACCGGTACACGCTCAAACACGTCGGTCAGGACATCGACAGCGCGCCCCCGTTCGAGTCCGACAACCGCGGCAAGCGCGGGATCGTGCTCGATCTGCGCTCGGAGGACGGCAAGGACGTACTGGAACGGCTGCTGGCGCGCGCCGACGTGTTCGTCACCAATCTGCGCCCCGGCGCCCTGGAGCGGCTGGGTCTGGCTCCGGACGAGCTGCGTGCCCGCCATCCCCGTCTGGTCGTCGGCACGTTGACCGGCTACGGCTGGACGGGCGCCGAGCGCGACCGGGCCGGGTACGACGTCTCCGCCTTCTGGGCGCGCCCCGGAATCGCCGCCATGCTCAACCCGGCCGGCGAGCCGCCGCCGGGCATCCGTCCCGGCCTCGGCGACCGTACGGCCGCGTCCAACCTGGTGGCGGGGGTGCTGGCCGCGCTGCTGCGCCGCGAACGCACCGGCGAGGGCGGTGTGGTCGACGTGTCCCTGCTGCGTTCCGGGACGTACGCCAACGGCAACGACCTCGCGCTGCAGAACTTCTTCGGCAAGCGCGGCCGTACCCGGCACCGCACCGAACACGAGTCCCCGCTCTACAACAGCTACCGGGCCGCCGACGGCCGCTGGTTCTGGCTCGTCGGCCTGGAGGGCAACCGGCACTGGCCCGGTGTCGTCAAGGCACTCGGCCGCGAGGACCTGGCGACGGACGAGCGGTTCGCGACCGGAAAGGCCCGGCGCGGGCACGTACGCGAACTGATCGCCGAGTTCGACGAGGAGTTCGCCAAGCGGCCGCTGGACGAGTGGGCGGAGCGGTTCGACACCGAGGGCGTGTGGTGGGCGCCCGTGCAGACCCTGGCGGAGGTGGCTGCCGATCCACAGGCGGAGGCCATCGGGGCGTTCGTCGAACAGCCCGGTATGGGTGACGCTCCGCCGCTGCGGACAGTCGCAACTCCCGTCAGCTTCTGGGGAGTCGACGACAAGCCGCGCACCGGCGCGCCGACCCTCGGCGAGCACACCGACGACGTACTCCGCGAACTCGACTAG
- a CDS encoding Zn-ribbon domain-containing OB-fold protein: MTITQKSVAEGLFTWPADPSSPPRLIGSECADCGLVSFPAAPDCVRCASTESKERLLSDHGTLWTYTTQNFRPPSPPYDGPVAFEPYTVGYIELPGELLVEARLTEPDPDRLRIGQDMRLTLVPYTVLDDGTEVMTFAFAPADFVAVEEETS; the protein is encoded by the coding sequence ATGACGATCACTCAGAAATCAGTGGCCGAGGGCCTGTTCACCTGGCCCGCCGACCCGTCCTCACCCCCGCGCCTCATCGGCTCCGAGTGCGCGGACTGCGGCCTGGTGAGCTTCCCGGCCGCCCCGGACTGCGTGCGGTGCGCGAGCACGGAGTCGAAGGAACGGCTGCTGTCCGACCACGGCACCCTGTGGACGTACACGACTCAGAACTTCCGTCCGCCGTCCCCGCCGTACGACGGGCCGGTGGCCTTCGAGCCCTACACGGTCGGATATATCGAGCTGCCCGGCGAGCTGCTGGTCGAGGCCCGACTCACCGAGCCCGACCCGGACAGGCTCCGCATCGGACAGGACATGCGGCTGACGCTCGTGCCCTACACCGTGCTCGACGACGGGACCGAGGTCATGACGTTCGCGTTCGCCCCAGCCGACTTCGTAGCTGTCGAGGAGGAGACATCATGA
- a CDS encoding SDR family NAD(P)-dependent oxidoreductase produces MGILDDKVAIVTGGGRGLGRAHCLALAEAGATVVVNDLGSGVHGESTGDSPADDVVTEITKLGGRAVANHASVTDWAATEEMVADTVAEFGRLDIVVNNAGIVRDRMLFSMSEAEFDAVIAVHLKGTFALTRHACAYWREASKRGERVAGRVINTTSGTGLFGNQGQSNYGAAKAGTAGLTVLTALEMRRYGVTANAISPIAATRMTDGLDVGASLQAVDGFDPRDPANASGVVVYLASDSSAWLTGQVLRIEGNRLNRLQGWTVAGVHTGESGQALTYDELVDAVPQLYGVAPAGRATGVGQ; encoded by the coding sequence GTGGGCATCCTCGACGACAAGGTCGCCATCGTGACCGGTGGCGGCAGAGGGCTGGGCCGGGCGCACTGTCTGGCACTCGCCGAGGCGGGGGCGACCGTGGTCGTGAACGACCTCGGCTCAGGCGTGCACGGCGAGAGCACGGGCGACTCCCCCGCCGACGACGTGGTCACCGAGATCACCAAACTCGGCGGCCGTGCGGTCGCCAACCATGCCTCGGTGACGGACTGGGCGGCGACCGAGGAGATGGTGGCGGACACGGTCGCGGAGTTCGGCCGCCTCGACATCGTGGTGAACAACGCGGGCATCGTGCGCGACAGGATGCTGTTCTCGATGAGCGAGGCCGAGTTCGACGCCGTGATCGCGGTGCATCTGAAGGGCACGTTCGCGCTCACTCGGCACGCGTGCGCGTACTGGCGCGAGGCGTCGAAGCGGGGTGAGCGGGTCGCCGGCCGCGTGATCAACACGACCTCCGGGACCGGCCTGTTCGGCAACCAGGGACAGTCCAACTACGGTGCCGCGAAGGCCGGGACAGCCGGACTCACCGTCCTCACGGCACTGGAGATGCGCCGGTACGGCGTCACCGCGAACGCCATCTCACCGATCGCGGCCACCCGGATGACGGACGGTCTCGACGTCGGCGCGTCACTCCAGGCCGTCGACGGCTTCGACCCGCGCGATCCCGCCAACGCCTCCGGTGTCGTCGTCTACCTGGCCTCCGACAGCTCGGCCTGGCTGACCGGCCAGGTCCTGCGTATCGAGGGAAACAGACTGAACCGACTACAGGGCTGGACCGTCGCGGGCGTCCACACCGGCGAGTCCGGCCAGGCCCTCACCTACGACGAACTCGTCGACGCCGTACCGCAGTTGTACGGCGTGGCGCCCGCCGGCCGGGCCACGGGAGTCGGCCAGTGA
- a CDS encoding SDR family oxidoreductase yields the protein MSEGVVDGRVAVVTGAGNGIGRAHALAFAAHGAKVVVNDLGGSRDGAGASAGPAQSVVDEIVAAGGEAVANTDDISTWEGAGHLVQQAVETYGGLDVLVNNAGILRDRMIVSMTEQDWDSVLAVHLKGGFATLHHAAAYWRERAKSGHANDARVINTTSPSGIFGNPGQSNYGSAKAGIASLTLIAAAELARYGVTVNAIAPTALTRLTEDIEMMKRAAEAQDLTPEAISPLVVWLGSAASREVTGRVFGVVGNRITVLEGWVNGPGASAESRWTPEELSSVVPNLVAKAAPNADAMGERKGA from the coding sequence ATGTCCGAAGGAGTGGTCGACGGCCGCGTAGCGGTCGTCACCGGCGCCGGCAACGGGATCGGCCGGGCGCACGCCCTGGCGTTCGCCGCGCACGGCGCGAAGGTCGTGGTCAACGACCTGGGTGGCTCGCGCGACGGGGCGGGTGCCTCGGCCGGGCCCGCCCAGAGCGTGGTGGACGAGATCGTCGCGGCCGGCGGCGAGGCCGTGGCCAACACGGACGACATCTCCACCTGGGAGGGCGCGGGTCACCTGGTCCAGCAGGCCGTGGAGACGTACGGCGGCCTGGACGTGCTGGTCAACAACGCCGGCATCCTGCGCGACCGGATGATCGTGTCGATGACCGAGCAGGACTGGGACAGTGTGCTCGCCGTCCATCTCAAGGGCGGTTTCGCCACCCTGCACCACGCGGCCGCGTACTGGAGGGAGCGCGCCAAGTCCGGTCACGCCAACGACGCCCGGGTCATCAACACGACCTCACCCTCCGGCATCTTCGGCAACCCCGGACAGTCCAACTACGGCTCCGCCAAGGCCGGCATCGCGAGCCTCACCCTCATCGCCGCCGCCGAACTCGCCCGCTACGGCGTGACGGTGAACGCCATCGCGCCGACCGCGCTCACCCGGCTGACCGAGGACATCGAGATGATGAAGCGGGCCGCCGAGGCACAGGACCTCACCCCCGAGGCCATCTCGCCGCTCGTGGTGTGGCTCGGCTCGGCCGCCTCGCGCGAGGTCACCGGCCGGGTGTTCGGCGTCGTCGGCAACCGCATCACCGTATTGGAGGGCTGGGTCAACGGCCCCGGCGCGAGCGCCGAGTCGCGGTGGACACCGGAGGAGCTGTCCTCCGTCGTCCCGAACCTCGTGGCCAAGGCGGCTCCGAACGCGGACGCGATGGGTGAGCGGAAGGGCGCGTGA
- a CDS encoding thiolase family protein, whose product MTEAVIIGVGLHPFGRFAGKPALDMGADAVRLAMADAGVNWPQIQGGYIGSYEVANPDAIVGRLGLTGVPLRGVFNGCATAGTAIALAARAIETGEHDLTIAIGLDKHPRGAFAADPSVAGIPSWYGQTGLFLTTHFFGMKINRYMHDHGISHETLARVASKNFRNAAGNEKAWRRTPLSPEEVLASPVLNYPLRQFMYCGPNEGAAAVVMCRADQAHKYTSTPVRVRATALRSRRLGAFEVQSPSFPVGEPVESPTVDAFRAAYELAGIGPEDVDVAQLQDTDAGSEIIHMAESGLCKDGEQERLIAEGATEIGGRLPVNTDGGLLGNGEPIGASGLRQIHEIVLQLRGTAGTRQIPGTPRVGFTHLYGAPGASAVTILST is encoded by the coding sequence ATGACCGAGGCCGTCATCATCGGCGTGGGACTCCATCCCTTCGGCCGGTTCGCCGGCAAGCCCGCGTTGGACATGGGCGCGGACGCGGTACGGCTCGCGATGGCCGACGCGGGCGTCAACTGGCCGCAGATCCAGGGCGGTTACATCGGCAGCTACGAGGTCGCCAACCCGGACGCGATCGTCGGCCGGCTGGGCCTGACCGGCGTACCCCTGCGCGGAGTCTTCAACGGCTGCGCCACGGCCGGTACCGCCATCGCACTGGCCGCCCGCGCCATCGAGACCGGCGAACACGACCTGACCATCGCGATCGGCCTCGACAAGCACCCGCGCGGCGCGTTCGCCGCCGATCCGTCCGTGGCCGGCATCCCCTCCTGGTACGGGCAGACCGGGCTCTTCCTCACCACCCACTTCTTCGGCATGAAGATCAACCGCTATATGCACGACCACGGCATCTCCCACGAGACACTCGCCCGCGTCGCCTCGAAGAACTTCCGCAACGCGGCCGGCAACGAGAAGGCCTGGCGCCGTACACCGCTCTCGCCCGAGGAGGTTCTCGCCTCCCCCGTCCTCAACTACCCCCTGCGCCAGTTCATGTACTGCGGCCCGAACGAGGGCGCCGCGGCCGTCGTGATGTGCCGCGCCGACCAGGCCCACAAGTACACGTCCACCCCCGTGCGCGTCCGGGCCACCGCCCTGCGCAGCCGCAGGCTCGGCGCCTTCGAGGTGCAGAGCCCGTCGTTCCCCGTCGGGGAGCCCGTCGAGAGCCCGACCGTGGACGCCTTCCGGGCGGCCTACGAGCTCGCGGGCATCGGCCCTGAGGACGTCGACGTCGCCCAACTCCAGGACACCGACGCCGGGTCGGAGATCATCCACATGGCGGAGAGCGGCCTCTGCAAGGACGGCGAGCAGGAGCGCCTCATCGCGGAGGGCGCCACCGAGATCGGCGGCCGGCTCCCGGTCAACACCGACGGCGGTCTGCTCGGCAACGGGGAGCCGATCGGCGCCTCCGGGCTGCGGCAGATCCACGAGATCGTGCTCCAGTTGCGGGGTACGGCGGGCACGCGCCAGATCCCCGGCACGCCCCGCGTCGGCTTCACCCACCTGTACGGCGCGCCCGGCGCGTCGGCGGTGACGATCCTCTCGACCTGA